In one window of Chryseobacterium viscerum DNA:
- a CDS encoding ABC transporter permease has product MAISNLQLMVRKTWQDLFKGKQNLLITITVLLFCMLSIGIGFTKYTDSFSKIKEYRKEVREHWEQRPDKHPHRMAHYGYLVFRIGHPLNIFDNGLDDYLGNVIFLEAHKQNTANLSEAGSSGTLVRFGAFSSAFILQSIVPLIILFLGFGLIVQERENATLKIISVQGASGRDIVWGKVLGLWLFSLCFLIPVIPVVFVAALLSQTTDSTDILIRLLFLLPAYMMYYFFISTLTVLVSANSKSTSSALISLIGFWLLFIIVLPKGVQFAAQNLYPAPSRIAFETNLEKDILKSGDSHNPDDPHFKRIKDSLLAHYKVNTTNELPFNYGGFVMKEGEKISSKIYIRHQKELQTIYHRQQNLTDISGLINPAIALKNFSMIATGTDFFSYTQFQKQAEEYRYQMAQHLNDLQIEHISNIKPEKGGPPAVIDKDNWKKFPDFNYQYTAVSDSLKEQFIPAIALVLWLAICIFAIEISGRKLKLI; this is encoded by the coding sequence ATGGCTATTTCAAACTTACAACTGATGGTGAGAAAGACCTGGCAAGACCTGTTTAAAGGGAAACAGAATCTGCTTATCACCATTACTGTACTCCTCTTCTGCATGCTGAGCATTGGCATCGGTTTTACAAAATACACTGATTCCTTTTCAAAAATAAAGGAATACCGGAAAGAAGTCCGGGAGCATTGGGAACAAAGACCTGATAAGCATCCGCATCGTATGGCTCATTATGGTTATCTGGTTTTCAGAATCGGACATCCACTAAATATTTTTGATAATGGGCTAGACGACTATCTTGGAAACGTCATATTTTTGGAAGCACATAAACAGAATACAGCCAATCTTTCAGAAGCCGGAAGTTCAGGTACTCTGGTCAGATTCGGAGCTTTCAGCAGTGCTTTTATTCTGCAGAGTATTGTTCCTTTGATTATTCTTTTTTTAGGGTTTGGATTAATAGTACAGGAACGTGAGAATGCCACCTTAAAAATCATCAGTGTGCAGGGCGCTTCGGGAAGAGATATTGTCTGGGGAAAAGTTCTGGGACTGTGGCTGTTTTCCCTATGTTTCCTGATTCCTGTAATTCCTGTAGTTTTTGTGGCTGCACTGCTGTCACAAACGACAGATTCAACAGATATTTTAATCCGTTTGTTGTTCCTGCTGCCCGCTTATATGATGTATTACTTTTTCATCAGCACTTTAACGGTTCTCGTTTCTGCGAACAGTAAAAGTACATCTTCAGCACTGATCAGCCTTATCGGTTTCTGGCTTCTTTTCATTATTGTTTTGCCAAAAGGGGTTCAGTTTGCTGCCCAGAATTTATATCCGGCTCCTTCCCGTATTGCTTTTGAAACCAATCTGGAAAAGGATATTTTAAAATCCGGGGATAGCCACAATCCTGACGATCCTCATTTTAAGAGAATTAAAGATTCTTTACTTGCTCATTATAAGGTAAACACCACCAATGAACTTCCTTTCAACTATGGAGGATTTGTCATGAAAGAAGGAGAAAAGATAAGTTCCAAAATTTATATCAGACATCAAAAAGAATTGCAGACCATTTATCACAGACAACAAAATCTCACTGATATTTCGGGATTAATTAATCCAGCCATTGCTCTTAAAAACTTTTCCATGATAGCAACGGGCACTGATTTTTTCTCTTATACTCAATTTCAAAAGCAGGCTGAAGAGTATCGCTATCAAATGGCTCAGCATTTAAATGATCTGCAGATTGAGCATATCAGCAATATTAAACCGGAGAAAGGAGGACCGCCTGCTGTGATAGATAAAGACAACTGGAAGAAATTCCCTGACTTTAATTATCAGTATACTGCTGTTTCAGACAGCTTGAAAGAGCAATTCATCCCTGCTATTGCTTTAGTTCTTTGGTTAGCAATATGCATTTTCGCAATTGAAATAAGTGGAAGAAAATTAAAATTAATCTAA